CACGACCCGGCCTGCGCCACCTGGTGCGACAGGTGGTGGGGGAGCGGGGCGTCTGGCTCGTCGGGTTCGACCCTCAGCTGGCGTCGCTGGCGACCGCCTGGCGGACGCGCGGCACGCCACCGGAGTCAGACGCAGCAGGTGACGGCGAGGGGCGTGCGGTGCCCGCGCCGACCGTCTCTGCGGTCCCTCCGGGCGGGAACCATGCCGGCGGAACTCCTACGGGCAGCACGCAGGCGGGGGCGGACGACGTCTGGCGCTTCGGGGACCACGCGGCCCGGGTCGCGTGGCTCAGCGCCGCCCGCCGTCGGGACCCTGCCGGGTCCCGCGAGCTCCTGGCGGCCGAGCTCCGCAGCCTGCCCGTCGACCAGCGCGCCGCGCTGCTCGGCGTCCTGGCCGCCGGGCTGGGCGACGCCGACGAGCCGCTGCTCGAGCGCTGCCTCGACGACCGCGCCGGCCCCGTCCGGCGGGCCGCGGCGCTCTTGCTGTGCCGGCTGCCCCGCTCGGCCCACGCCGACCGGGCTCGGGCGCGTGCCCGGGCGCACGTCCGGCTCGACGCGCAGCCGGGGCAGGCGGTCCTGGTCGTGGAGCTGCCCGAGCCGCCGTTCGACGCGGCCGCGCTGCGGGACGGGCACGTCGAGCCCGTCGCCGGCCGGGCCGCCGGCGCCCGGGGGGACAGGGCCGAGCGGCTGCACCAGGTCGTCGCTGCCGCGCCGCTGGACACCTGGGTCCCCGCGCTGGCGCCGTCGGTCGAGGAGCTGCTCCGGCTGCCCGTCGCGGACGACCGCGCGCCGCTGCTGCACGCCGGGTGGGCCGCGGCGACTGTGCGCGAGCACGACGGCGCCTGGGCCACGACGCTGCTCCGGGCCGCACCCGGCCTGGCGTCCCGGCTGGTGCCGCAGCTGCCGCCGACGCTGCGCGCCCGCGCGGCCGTCGTGCTGTTGCGGGGCAGCGTCCCCGAGCGCGACGCCGCGCTCGCAGTCCTGCGGGACTGGCCGCGACCCTGGCCCGCCGACCTGGTCGACGCGGTGGTGGGGGCCGTCCGCCGGACGCCCGCGGACGCCGGCTGGGTCGAGCGCACCCGGGCCGGGCAGCTCGCCGCGCTGCTGGGCAGCCGCGCGGACCCCCTCACCACCGCCCTCGACCCCGGGGACGACCGGGCGCTCCAGCACGCCGCCGCCACCCTCGCCGACCGCCGCCAGACCTTCGAGGAGACCCACGCATGAGCCAGCCCGGCCCGACCGCGCACGCCGACGCCGCCCCGTCGGCGCCCGAGAGCGACGCGCACCTGCTCCGCGCCCACGCCGAGCAGGCCTTCGCCGCCGAGCTGGCCGCGCTCGCCGCGCAGGACGACGCCCTCCGCCCGCCGTCGTGGCGGCTCAGCCCCGGCGCGGTCGTCACGTACCTGCTGGGCGGCACCCTCCCGGACGGCACGGTCGTCACACCCAAGTACGTCGGCCCCCGCCGTCTCGTCGAGGTCGCCGTCGCGACCCTGGCGACCGACCGCGCCCTGCTCCTGCTCGGCGTGCCCGGCACGGCCAAGACGTGGGTGTCGGAGCACCTGGCCGCCGCGG
This genomic window from Aquipuribacter hungaricus contains:
- a CDS encoding DUF5691 domain-containing protein — its product is LDDGGPASLLAAAALLDVARSAGRRPAAGDAEPVPPARPDTAPVARTSPATVVRLLAGPAEQLEEWLELVRDRGLLVPHDALPGLLRVAAARPGLRHLVRQVVGERGVWLVGFDPQLASLATAWRTRGTPPESDAAGDGEGRAVPAPTVSAVPPGGNHAGGTPTGSTQAGADDVWRFGDHAARVAWLSAARRRDPAGSRELLAAELRSLPVDQRAALLGVLAAGLGDADEPLLERCLDDRAGPVRRAAALLLCRLPRSAHADRARARARAHVRLDAQPGQAVLVVELPEPPFDAAALRDGHVEPVAGRAAGARGDRAERLHQVVAAAPLDTWVPALAPSVEELLRLPVADDRAPLLHAGWAAATVREHDGAWATTLLRAAPGLASRLVPQLPPTLRARAAVVLLRGSVPERDAALAVLRDWPRPWPADLVDAVVGAVRRTPADAGWVERTRAGQLAALLGSRADPLTTALDPGDDRALQHAAATLADRRQTFEETHA